GTCGTAATCCTGATCGAACGGGCCCTGTGCCGCGAAGCGGCGACCCATGCGCTTCAGATAGCTGATCAGCTCGGCCGCATATTCCACCGCATTGACGCCCTTGGGGGCGAGGGATGAATGGCATTCCAGGCCATGCACATGGCAGCGCAGGCTGGTCTTGCCCTTATGCGCGATGGCAACTTTCATCGAGGTAGGTTCGCCGATGACGCAGCCCTTCGGCTTCACCGGCAGGTCTTTGATGACCTCGAGGGCGCGGCGCACGCCGAGGCAGCCAACCTCCTCGTCATAGGAGAAGAGGAGATGGACCGGTGTCGAGAGCTGGCGACGGCTGAGTTCCGGCACCGCGTTTAGCACGACGCCGAGAAACCCCTTCATGTCGGAGGTGCCGCGGCCATAGAGGCGGTCGCCTTCTTCCTTCACCGTCCAGGGATCGCTTGACCAATCCTGGCCATCGATCGGCACGACGTCGGTATGGCCGGAAAGCGCATAACCCGCGCGGTCATCCGGGCCGATGGTGGCGTAGAGATTGGCCTTCTTGCCGGTGACGTCGAAGATCAACTCGCTTTTGATGCCGTGATCGCCGAGATAGTTGCGCAGGAAGTCGATCAGCTCGAGGTTGGAATTGCGGCTGGTCGTGTCGAACGCGATCAGGCGGCGGATGAGATCGAGACTCTGTGGGCGTGACGCCAAGATGAAACTCCCGGAACATGCGAGCGGTATTGACGAAGCGATTGGGAAAGCATACCGGGGAAGCAAGGAATGGCAAGGATTGCCGGGAGTTGTTTTGACACCACAAAAGATGCATCTGCCGGGCATT
This genomic interval from Rhodospirillaceae bacterium contains the following:
- the argE gene encoding acetylornithine deacetylase, giving the protein MPGRCIFCGVKTTPGNPCHSLLPRYAFPIASSIPLACSGSFILASRPQSLDLIRRLIAFDTTSRNSNLELIDFLRNYLGDHGIKSELIFDVTGKKANLYATIGPDDRAGYALSGHTDVVPIDGQDWSSDPWTVKEEGDRLYGRGTSDMKGFLGVVLNAVPELSRRQLSTPVHLLFSYDEEVGCLGVRRALEVIKDLPVKPKGCVIGEPTSMKVAIAHKGKTSLRCHVHGLECHSSLAPKGVNAVEYAAELISYLKRMGRRFAAQGPFDQDYDVPHTTVHTGIVKGGTALNIVPKDCSFDFEFRYLPVQNPADLVAEVKRFADEELAKEMRAINGECGFSWQQISAFPGLDTAEDAEITVIAKALTQANDTIKIAFGTEGGLIQQIDIPTVICGPGSIEQAHKPNEWVMLEQIAQCEAFLERLTARVSS